A single region of the Paraburkholderia sp. SOS3 genome encodes:
- a CDS encoding GNAT family N-acetyltransferase, translating to MNAQLRPATESDLAAVQHIVRTAYEQYVARIGRKPGPMLDDYATLIREGRMHVASRHGVVAGILVLIAQSDALLLDNVAVAPEAQGTGLGRLMLSFAEQKAREAGYRFIKLYTNEAMVENIALYTRIGYAETHRVEEKGLRRVYMCKCIDGTARHALD from the coding sequence ATGAATGCGCAACTTCGACCAGCAACGGAAAGCGATCTCGCGGCGGTTCAACACATCGTCCGCACTGCATATGAACAATACGTCGCGCGAATTGGACGCAAGCCCGGCCCCATGCTCGACGACTATGCGACGTTGATTCGCGAGGGCCGCATGCATGTCGCAAGCCGGCATGGTGTAGTGGCCGGCATCCTCGTGCTCATCGCGCAGAGCGATGCGCTGCTGCTCGATAACGTGGCTGTCGCGCCGGAAGCGCAAGGTACCGGTTTAGGACGATTGATGCTGTCCTTTGCCGAGCAGAAGGCGCGCGAGGCGGGCTACCGTTTCATCAAGCTTTATACGAACGAGGCCATGGTTGAAAATATCGCGCTGTATACGCGTATAGGCTATGCCGAAACGCATCGCGTGGAGGAAAAAGGGTTGCGCCGGGTCTACATGTGCAAGTGCATCGACGGCACTGCTAGACACGCGTTAGATTAG